In one Staphylococcus lutrae genomic region, the following are encoded:
- the tig gene encoding trigger factor, with the protein MTATWEKKEGNQGLLQVNVPAEEVNKALDQAFKKVVKQINVPGFRKGKVPRQIFEQRFGVEALYQDAVDILLPKAYSDAVVETGITPVDQPEIEVTQIEKGQPFTFDATVTVEPEVKLGEYKGLELEKQDTEVTDEEFNEALDQRLEAMTDMVVKEDGAVEEGNTVNLDFDGYVDGEQFEGGQAEGYDLEIGSGMFIPGFESQLVGLKVGEEKDVEVTFPEEYHAEELAGKPAVFKTKINEIKVKEVPELDDELASELDSEANNVEEFKSNLRKRLAEQKAEEAENNQKEEAITRATENAEIDIPDAMVRTELNQMMSEFAQRIQQQGLDLNTYFQISGQSEEDLREQMKGDAQLRVKTNLTLAAIADAENIEVTDADVDKELETMSQQFNISVEDIKKTLGNTDIVKNDVRVKKVIDLLVKEAKWVESTSEEASEEASEEA; encoded by the coding sequence ATGACAGCAACTTGGGAAAAAAAAGAAGGTAATCAAGGGTTACTACAAGTAAACGTACCTGCAGAAGAAGTAAATAAAGCGTTAGACCAAGCTTTTAAAAAAGTCGTTAAACAAATCAATGTACCAGGATTCCGTAAAGGGAAAGTACCACGTCAAATCTTTGAACAACGTTTTGGTGTAGAAGCGTTATATCAAGATGCAGTGGATATCTTATTACCAAAAGCATATAGTGATGCTGTAGTTGAAACGGGTATTACGCCAGTGGATCAACCTGAAATTGAAGTCACTCAAATCGAAAAAGGTCAACCATTTACATTCGATGCAACTGTAACAGTAGAACCTGAAGTAAAATTAGGTGAATATAAAGGTCTTGAACTTGAAAAACAAGACACAGAAGTGACAGATGAGGAGTTCAATGAAGCACTTGATCAACGCCTTGAAGCGATGACAGACATGGTCGTTAAAGAAGATGGCGCGGTTGAAGAAGGAAACACAGTGAACTTAGACTTTGATGGTTATGTAGATGGCGAACAATTTGAAGGTGGCCAAGCAGAAGGATACGATTTAGAAATCGGTTCAGGTATGTTTATCCCAGGTTTCGAATCACAACTTGTAGGATTAAAAGTTGGCGAAGAGAAAGATGTAGAAGTGACATTCCCTGAAGAATACCATGCAGAAGAATTAGCAGGAAAGCCCGCAGTATTTAAAACAAAAATCAATGAAATCAAAGTCAAAGAAGTTCCAGAATTAGACGATGAACTTGCAAGCGAACTTGATTCAGAAGCAAACAATGTTGAAGAATTCAAATCGAACTTGCGCAAACGCCTTGCAGAACAAAAAGCTGAAGAAGCTGAAAATAATCAAAAAGAAGAAGCAATCACAAGAGCAACTGAGAATGCTGAAATTGATATTCCAGATGCAATGGTGCGCACTGAATTGAATCAAATGATGAGTGAGTTTGCACAACGTATTCAACAACAAGGCCTAGACTTAAATACGTATTTCCAAATTTCTGGTCAATCAGAAGAAGATTTACGTGAACAAATGAAAGGCGATGCGCAATTACGTGTTAAAACGAATTTAACATTAGCTGCGATTGCAGATGCTGAAAATATTGAAGTAACAGATGCTGATGTTGATAAAGAACTTGAAACAATGAGTCAACAATTCAATATTTCAGTCGAAGACATTAAGAAAACACTTGGTAATACTGATATCGTTAAAAATGATGTCCGTGTGAAAAAAGTAATCGACTTATTAGTGAAAGAAGCAAAATGGGTTGAAAGCACTTCAGAAGAAGCATCAGAAGAAGCATCAGAAGAAGCATAA
- a CDS encoding NUDIX domain-containing protein yields MSKFDEQITVVPRQLLFEDETLAFNGFLAQTSPQSQNIYDKLAHYEVKRRGDMEEDPRFKQLISYCLIENEHGEILVYERLAGGGEERLHGNASIGVGGHMNDVPHATSVDEVIKINASRELQEEVGIEINDPAALQFLGFINDDHNEVGQVHIGVVFKVKVQQEEVEVRETDTLKIQWQSLSQIKDVSAFESWSARILEQMK; encoded by the coding sequence ATGTCTAAATTTGATGAACAAATTACGGTTGTACCACGTCAATTACTATTTGAAGATGAGACGCTCGCGTTTAACGGTTTTTTAGCACAAACTTCACCACAAAGTCAAAACATATATGATAAGCTTGCACATTATGAAGTGAAGCGTCGAGGTGATATGGAAGAAGATCCGCGATTCAAGCAATTGATTAGCTATTGCTTAATTGAAAATGAACATGGTGAAATCCTAGTTTATGAACGCCTTGCTGGAGGTGGCGAAGAAAGATTGCACGGCAATGCTTCAATTGGTGTGGGTGGACATATGAATGATGTACCTCATGCAACTTCTGTGGATGAAGTAATTAAAATCAATGCAAGTCGTGAACTTCAAGAAGAAGTCGGTATTGAAATAAACGATCCAGCTGCACTTCAATTTTTAGGTTTTATTAACGATGATCATAACGAGGTCGGTCAAGTTCATATCGGTGTCGTATTTAAAGTGAAGGTTCAACAAGAAGAGGTTGAAGTTCGTGAAACAGACACATTAAAAATCCAATGGCAATCGCTGAGCCAAATCAAAGATGTTTCGGCATTTGAATCATGGAGTGCACGCATTTTAGAACAAATGAAATAG
- the rplT gene encoding 50S ribosomal protein L20, which produces MPRVKGGTVTRARRKKTIKLAKGYFGAKSTLYKVAKQQVMKSGQYAFRDRRQRKRDFRKLWITRINAAARQHDMSYSRLMNGLKKAEIDINRKMLSEIAISDEKAFAELVNQAKAALK; this is translated from the coding sequence ATGCCACGTGTTAAAGGTGGAACAGTAACAAGAGCGCGTCGTAAAAAGACTATCAAATTAGCTAAAGGTTACTTCGGTGCGAAGAGTACGTTATATAAAGTTGCAAAACAACAAGTTATGAAATCAGGTCAGTATGCATTCCGTGACCGTCGTCAAAGAAAGCGTGACTTCCGTAAATTATGGATTACACGTATCAATGCAGCTGCACGTCAACATGACATGAGCTATTCACGTTTAATGAACGGTTTGAAAAAAGCTGAAATCGATATTAACCGTAAAATGTTATCTGAAATTGCAATCTCTGATGAGAAAGCATTTGCTGAACTAGTGAATCAAGCAAAAGCAGCTTTAAAATAA
- the rpmI gene encoding 50S ribosomal protein L35 has product MPKMKTHRGAAKRVKRTGSGQLKRSRAYTSHLFANKSTKQKRQLRKAALVSKSDMKRVKQLLTYVK; this is encoded by the coding sequence ATGCCTAAAATGAAAACCCACCGCGGAGCTGCGAAACGTGTAAAAAGAACTGGATCTGGTCAACTTAAACGTTCTAGAGCCTATACATCACACTTATTTGCAAACAAATCAACAAAACAAAAGCGTCAATTGCGTAAAGCAGCATTAGTATCTAAAAGTGATATGAAACGCGTAAAACAATTATTAACATACGTAAAATAA
- the infC gene encoding translation initiation factor IF-3 produces MSTIAKDQTQVNDKIRAKELRVIGQNGDQIGLKSKNEALEMADRLGLDVVVVAPNAKPPVARIMDYGKFKFEQQKKEKEMKKKQKIINVKEIRLSPTIEEHDFNTKLKNGHKFLTKGDKVKVSIRFRGRAITHKEIGQRVLERYAEACKDLATVEQKPKMEGRQMFLMLAPINEK; encoded by the coding sequence GTGTCAACCATAGCTAAGGATCAAACGCAAGTCAATGATAAGATTCGTGCAAAAGAGTTACGTGTTATCGGTCAAAATGGTGACCAAATCGGTTTGAAATCGAAAAATGAAGCATTAGAAATGGCAGATCGTCTAGGTTTAGATGTCGTTGTTGTCGCACCTAATGCGAAACCCCCTGTTGCGCGTATTATGGATTACGGTAAATTCAAATTCGAGCAACAGAAAAAAGAAAAAGAAATGAAGAAGAAACAAAAAATCATCAACGTTAAAGAAATTCGTTTAAGTCCAACTATTGAAGAACATGACTTCAACACAAAACTTAAAAACGGACATAAGTTTTTAACTAAAGGTGACAAAGTAAAAGTTTCAATTCGTTTTAGAGGGCGTGCGATTACACATAAAGAAATTGGTCAACGTGTGTTAGAGCGTTACGCTGAAGCGTGTAAAGATCTTGCGACTGTCGAGCAAAAGCCTAAGATGGAAGGTCGTCAAATGTTTCTTATGTTAGCCCCAATTAATGAAAAATAA
- the thrS gene encoding threonine--tRNA ligase — MADIHVRFPDGNEKTFEKGITTEAIAQSISPGLRKKAVAGKYNQHLVDLTQPLEVDGALEIITPGSDEALEVLRHSTAHLMAQALKRLYGDVKFGVGPVIEGGFYYDFDMDEKISSDDFEKIEKTMKQIVEENHKIERRVVSRDEAKAFFADDPYKLELIEAIPEDEHVTLYTQGEFTDLCRGVHVPSTSKIKVFKLLSTAGAYWRGDSNNKMLQRIYGTAFFDKKDLKAHLEMLEERKARDHRRIGKEMELFTNNPLVGAGLPLWLPNGATIRREIERYIVDKEVSLGYDHVYTPVMGNVELYKTSGHWDHYQEDMFPVMQLDADEAMVLRPMNCPHHMMIYANKPHSYRELPIRIAELGTMHRYEASGAVSGLQRVRGMTLNDAHIFVRPDQIKEEFKRVVQMILDVYEDFGFKDYKFRLSYRDKADKEKYFDDDEMWNRAEAMLKEAVDELNLPYDEAIGEAAFYGPKLDVQVKTAMGKEETLSTAQLDFLLPKKFDLTYIGQDGAHHQPVVIHRGVVSTMERFVAFLTEETKGAFPTWLAPQQVEIIPVNNALHYNYARQIYDELKSQGVRVNIDDRNEKMGYKIREAQMKKIPYQLVVGDKELENNEVNVRQYGSKDQKTVEKETFIWDLIDEIRLKKQRLS, encoded by the coding sequence ATGGCAGACATTCATGTACGCTTTCCAGATGGAAACGAAAAAACATTTGAAAAAGGAATTACAACTGAAGCAATCGCACAGTCGATTAGCCCAGGACTGCGTAAAAAAGCAGTGGCTGGAAAATATAATCAACATTTGGTCGATTTAACACAACCATTAGAGGTGGATGGGGCGTTAGAAATTATTACGCCAGGAAGTGATGAAGCACTAGAAGTACTTAGACATTCAACAGCGCACCTTATGGCACAAGCACTAAAACGTTTATATGGAGATGTTAAGTTTGGCGTCGGTCCAGTGATAGAGGGCGGTTTTTACTATGACTTTGACATGGACGAAAAAATTTCAAGTGATGACTTTGAAAAAATCGAAAAAACGATGAAACAAATCGTTGAAGAAAATCATAAAATTGAACGTCGCGTTGTTTCAAGAGATGAAGCAAAGGCATTTTTTGCGGACGATCCATATAAATTAGAATTAATTGAAGCCATTCCAGAGGATGAACATGTAACATTGTACACACAAGGCGAATTCACTGATTTATGTCGTGGCGTCCATGTACCAAGTACTTCGAAAATTAAAGTGTTTAAATTATTGTCAACAGCTGGTGCATATTGGCGCGGTGATAGTAATAATAAAATGTTACAACGTATTTATGGAACTGCATTTTTTGATAAAAAAGACTTAAAAGCGCATTTAGAAATGTTAGAGGAACGTAAAGCCCGTGATCATCGACGTATCGGTAAAGAAATGGAATTGTTTACAAATAATCCGCTTGTCGGTGCAGGATTGCCGCTATGGTTACCAAATGGCGCAACGATTCGTCGTGAAATTGAACGATACATTGTCGATAAGGAAGTCAGTCTCGGTTATGATCATGTTTACACACCAGTAATGGGGAACGTTGAACTTTATAAGACATCTGGTCATTGGGATCATTATCAAGAGGACATGTTCCCAGTAATGCAATTAGATGCTGACGAAGCAATGGTATTAAGACCGATGAACTGTCCACATCATATGATGATTTATGCGAATAAACCGCATTCATACCGTGAACTTCCTATTCGTATTGCAGAATTAGGTACAATGCATCGTTACGAAGCGAGTGGCGCAGTTTCTGGTTTACAACGTGTGCGTGGCATGACTCTGAATGATGCACATATTTTTGTAAGACCTGATCAAATAAAAGAAGAATTTAAACGTGTTGTTCAAATGATTTTAGATGTTTATGAAGATTTTGGTTTTAAAGATTATAAATTCCGTTTGAGCTATAGAGATAAAGCGGATAAAGAAAAATATTTTGACGACGATGAGATGTGGAATAGAGCCGAAGCGATGTTAAAAGAAGCGGTCGATGAGTTGAATTTACCATATGATGAAGCGATTGGTGAAGCCGCATTTTACGGTCCGAAATTGGATGTTCAAGTTAAGACGGCGATGGGTAAGGAAGAAACGTTATCAACAGCACAACTAGACTTCTTATTGCCGAAAAAGTTTGATTTAACTTATATAGGGCAAGATGGTGCGCACCACCAACCCGTTGTGATTCACCGTGGTGTCGTATCAACGATGGAGCGTTTTGTGGCCTTTTTAACAGAAGAAACGAAAGGGGCATTCCCAACTTGGTTAGCGCCACAACAAGTTGAAATTATTCCGGTAAATAATGCGTTACATTATAATTATGCACGTCAAATATATGATGAATTAAAGTCACAAGGGGTACGTGTGAATATTGATGATCGCAACGAAAAAATGGGCTATAAAATTCGTGAAGCACAAATGAAAAAAATCCCTTATCAACTTGTCGTAGGAGATAAAGAGCTTGAGAACAACGAAGTCAATGTTCGTCAATATGGTTCTAAAGATCAAAAAACAGTTGAAAAAGAAACGTTTATTTGGGATTTAATTGATGAAATTCGTTTGAAAAAACAAAGATTATCTTGA
- the dnaI gene encoding primosomal protein DnaI produces MKHFNNIIGRNSDIEKRIQKIKKQVLSDPNIKAFLTEHQAEVTQRMIDEDLNILQEYKDQQTCYDGSHTYENCPNFVKGHIPELYIDQQRIKIRYKPCPCKIRYEEEQNDKSMITSFHMHPDTLNAKIKDIYMTRRNRLDLAMQLDDLIDAIIEKRPVKGFYLYGEFGTGKSFILGAIANELKNNRIPSMIIYVPEFIRTLKNGFKDGSTSKRIVQVREARVLFLDDLGAEDMTPWVRDEVLGPILHYRMIQGLPTFFSSNMNLDELEAHLADTKNGVDLMKAKRIMERIKTLSVPYLLKGENYRKH; encoded by the coding sequence ATGAAGCATTTTAACAATATTATAGGGCGAAACTCAGATATCGAAAAAAGAATCCAGAAAATAAAAAAACAAGTCCTATCTGATCCTAATATTAAAGCATTTTTGACAGAACATCAGGCTGAAGTCACGCAACGTATGATTGATGAAGATTTAAACATTTTACAAGAATATAAGGATCAACAAACGTGTTATGATGGTTCACATACGTATGAAAACTGCCCGAATTTTGTTAAAGGTCATATTCCAGAGCTTTATATTGATCAACAACGGATTAAAATTCGTTACAAGCCATGTCCATGTAAAATCAGGTATGAGGAAGAACAAAATGATAAAAGTATGATTACATCATTTCATATGCATCCAGATACATTAAATGCAAAAATTAAAGACATCTATATGACGCGACGCAATCGTTTAGATTTAGCGATGCAACTGGATGATTTAATTGATGCGATTATAGAAAAAAGACCGGTTAAAGGTTTTTATTTATACGGCGAATTTGGAACGGGTAAATCGTTTATCCTAGGTGCTATCGCGAACGAGTTAAAAAATAATCGTATTCCTTCTATGATTATCTATGTACCTGAATTTATTCGGACGTTAAAAAACGGTTTTAAAGATGGTTCAACATCAAAGCGTATCGTACAAGTGCGAGAAGCACGCGTGCTATTTTTGGATGATTTAGGTGCGGAAGATATGACACCATGGGTGCGCGATGAAGTATTAGGACCCATATTGCACTATAGAATGATACAAGGATTACCGACATTTTTCAGTTCTAATATGAATTTAGACGAACTTGAGGCGCATTTAGCCGATACGAAAAATGGTGTGGATCTGATGAAAGCCAAGCGGATTATGGAACGAATCAAAACATTGAGTGTGCCTTATTTATTAAAGGGAGAAAATTATCGTAAACATTGA
- a CDS encoding replication initiation and membrane attachment family protein yields the protein MNQFNYPNQLHPHDGFIVMRQFQYHAVHYDILSRLFTPLIGPEAIGVYQFLNQFESTSFDQGYTHYTIMSEMKMSLSHFREFIDLLEGIGLLKTYVRQNENTTQFVYELLPPPTPERFFNDPMLSIYFYQAVGQERYHTIKKRFLPTKCDLSGFTDVTKKFTDVFKVPKQQAFAADHQLKEAQYHGIDLTDVTFDFELLADMLQTHYVSQAILSEPTKSLIIQLATLYRLSPDVMKSIILKALNADQSLSVANLRKQAQSYYLMEHQQSLPVLQPQATHLNPSESNEDEHQINVTNWEEWFSLMDQTSPVVMLTDYGGSEPPRYQKEMIEELMRREGFNFGVINILLQFVMQKTDNQLPEKYVYSVASTWKKSGVHDARSAYKKAMEVQKNQEKSKERHYDQYKLKQSSTRRQTLDKQPRWITHPEEYAQKEEDQEALEKDRAAFLKKLERKKRAGEDK from the coding sequence ATGAATCAATTTAACTACCCCAATCAGTTACATCCACATGACGGTTTTATAGTGATGCGTCAATTTCAATATCACGCTGTCCACTATGATATTTTAAGTCGATTATTTACGCCATTAATAGGTCCGGAAGCAATCGGTGTCTATCAGTTTTTAAATCAATTTGAATCCACGTCATTTGACCAAGGTTATACACATTATACGATTATGTCAGAGATGAAGATGAGCCTCAGCCATTTTAGAGAATTTATAGATTTATTAGAAGGAATCGGGCTGTTAAAAACGTATGTACGCCAAAATGAAAATACGACGCAGTTTGTTTATGAGTTGCTACCACCACCGACTCCGGAACGTTTTTTCAATGACCCGATGCTATCGATTTATTTTTATCAGGCTGTTGGACAAGAACGTTATCATACGATTAAAAAAAGATTTTTACCCACAAAGTGTGATTTGTCAGGTTTTACTGATGTAACAAAAAAATTCACAGATGTTTTTAAAGTACCTAAGCAACAAGCATTTGCTGCAGATCATCAATTAAAGGAAGCGCAATATCATGGTATTGATTTAACGGATGTGACTTTTGATTTTGAACTGTTAGCAGACATGTTGCAAACACACTATGTCAGTCAAGCCATTTTATCAGAACCAACGAAGTCGTTAATCATCCAGTTAGCGACATTGTATCGCTTGTCTCCAGATGTGATGAAATCAATTATTTTAAAGGCGCTGAATGCGGATCAATCGCTGTCTGTGGCCAATTTGAGAAAACAAGCACAAAGTTATTATTTAATGGAACATCAACAGTCATTGCCGGTCCTTCAACCTCAAGCAACGCACCTTAACCCCTCTGAATCCAACGAAGATGAACATCAAATCAATGTGACTAATTGGGAGGAGTGGTTTTCACTCATGGACCAAACGAGCCCCGTTGTGATGTTGACAGATTACGGCGGGTCAGAACCGCCCCGTTATCAGAAAGAAATGATTGAAGAGCTCATGCGACGAGAAGGATTTAATTTCGGGGTCATCAACATTCTATTACAATTTGTTATGCAAAAAACGGATAATCAACTACCGGAAAAGTATGTTTATTCAGTTGCTTCAACTTGGAAAAAAAGCGGTGTGCATGATGCGCGTTCAGCATATAAAAAAGCAATGGAAGTTCAAAAAAATCAAGAAAAATCGAAAGAGCGGCATTATGATCAATACAAATTAAAACAAAGCAGTACACGCCGTCAAACATTGGACAAGCAACCCCGTTGGATTACGCATCCTGAAGAATATGCGCAAAAAGAAGAAGATCAAGAAGCATTGGAAAAAGATCGTGCAGCATTTCTAAAAAAATTGGAGAGAAAGAAGAGGGCAGGTGAAGATAAATGA
- the nrdR gene encoding transcriptional regulator NrdR produces the protein MKCPKCNHTQSRVVDSRHADDMNAIRRRRECDNCGTRFTTFEHIEMSPLIVVKKDGTREQFNREKILNGLVRSCEKRPVRFEQLESITNQVEWQLREAGIAEVSSRDIGEYVMDLLMHVDQVSYVRFASVYREFKDVDQLLRSMQGILKENKRSE, from the coding sequence GTGAAATGTCCGAAATGCAATCATACCCAGTCTCGTGTTGTGGATTCGAGACATGCCGATGATATGAATGCAATTAGAAGAAGACGTGAATGTGACAATTGTGGTACACGTTTCACTACTTTTGAACATATAGAAATGAGTCCGCTTATCGTTGTAAAAAAAGATGGTACGCGAGAACAATTTAATAGAGAAAAAATTTTAAATGGTTTAGTTCGGTCATGTGAAAAGCGACCCGTTCGCTTTGAACAGCTGGAATCCATTACAAATCAAGTGGAATGGCAGCTTCGAGAAGCAGGGATAGCTGAAGTTTCCTCAAGGGATATTGGCGAGTATGTGATGGATTTGCTCATGCACGTTGACCAAGTTTCATATGTGCGCTTTGCTTCGGTTTATCGTGAGTTTAAAGATGTGGATCAGTTGTTGCGTTCAATGCAAGGGATTTTGAAAGAAAATAAGCGGAGTGAATAA
- a CDS encoding glyceraldehyde-3-phosphate dehydrogenase: protein MTTKIAINGLGRIGRMVLRVALNREDIEVVAINASYPPETIAHLIKYDTTHGRFNQTVEATEAGIVVNGKKIQLVSDRNPENLPWKDLNIDVVVEATGKFNHGDQAQAHIRAGAKKVILTGPSKGGDVQTIVKGVNDQALDAMRYDIFSNASCTTNCLAPVAKLLNDHFGIENGLMTTVHAVTNDQNNLDNPHKDLRRARAAFESIIPTSTGAAKALALVLPELEGKLHGMALRVPTKNVSLVDLVVDLKQPVTKEQVNEIFQSNDLGGVVAVSDEPLVSDDFTTDAHSAIVDTPSTIVMGSHKVKVLAWYDNEWGYSNRVIDVLQMIAAQISTKVAQ from the coding sequence ATGACGACAAAGATTGCGATAAACGGTCTAGGGCGAATTGGCCGTATGGTTTTAAGAGTGGCATTAAATCGAGAAGATATAGAGGTCGTTGCAATTAATGCGAGCTATCCACCTGAAACGATTGCACATCTCATTAAGTACGATACGACACACGGACGTTTTAACCAGACTGTTGAGGCGACTGAAGCGGGAATTGTCGTAAATGGTAAAAAAATCCAACTCGTCTCAGATCGTAATCCTGAAAATCTTCCGTGGAAGGACTTAAATATTGATGTCGTGGTGGAAGCGACTGGCAAATTTAATCATGGTGATCAAGCGCAAGCACATATCCGTGCAGGGGCTAAAAAGGTTATATTAACAGGACCTTCAAAAGGCGGCGACGTCCAAACGATCGTTAAAGGTGTGAACGATCAAGCGTTGGATGCGATGCGATATGATATTTTTAGCAACGCTTCATGTACGACAAATTGTCTTGCACCTGTTGCCAAATTGCTAAATGATCATTTCGGTATTGAAAATGGTCTGATGACAACGGTTCATGCGGTGACAAATGATCAAAATAATTTGGACAATCCACATAAAGATTTACGTCGTGCACGTGCCGCTTTCGAAAGTATTATTCCGACTTCAACAGGTGCGGCGAAAGCACTCGCCCTTGTATTACCTGAACTTGAAGGAAAACTCCATGGAATGGCGTTAAGAGTACCTACAAAAAATGTATCCCTTGTGGATTTAGTCGTAGATTTGAAACAACCTGTCACGAAAGAACAAGTCAATGAAATTTTTCAAAGCAATGATTTAGGTGGCGTTGTTGCTGTTTCTGATGAACCATTAGTCTCTGATGATTTTACTACGGATGCACACTCTGCCATTGTGGATACGCCGTCAACAATCGTCATGGGATCGCATAAAGTTAAAGTACTTGCTTGGTATGATAATGAATGGGGTTACTCTAATCGTGTTATTGATGTGTTACAAATGATTGCGGCACAGATTTCTACAAAAGTCGCACAATAA
- the coaE gene encoding dephospho-CoA kinase (Dephospho-CoA kinase (CoaE) performs the final step in coenzyme A biosynthesis.) — translation MPKVIGLTGGIATGKSTVAELLAIHGFKIVDADVAARKAVAKGSEGLKKVHALFGDEAITEDGEMNRVYVGSQVFYDDEKRNQLNAIVHPYVKEMMSQERDQYLSEGYDVIMDIPLLFENGLEETVDEVWLVYASEPIQIDRLMARNQLTIEDAKARIYSQISIDKKSRMADVVIDNLGTKLELKQNLERVLADKGYLTPHHQEEI, via the coding sequence ATGCCAAAAGTCATTGGATTAACAGGTGGCATTGCTACTGGAAAATCGACAGTAGCAGAATTATTAGCGATACATGGGTTTAAAATTGTGGATGCCGATGTCGCAGCGAGAAAAGCAGTGGCAAAAGGTTCGGAAGGCTTAAAAAAAGTTCACGCATTATTTGGGGATGAAGCCATTACTGAAGACGGAGAGATGAATCGTGTTTACGTAGGAAGCCAAGTTTTTTATGATGATGAAAAAAGAAACCAATTGAATGCGATCGTCCATCCTTATGTCAAAGAAATGATGTCACAAGAACGTGATCAATATTTATCAGAAGGTTACGATGTCATCATGGATATTCCATTATTGTTTGAAAATGGTCTGGAAGAAACTGTTGATGAAGTATGGTTGGTTTACGCGTCTGAACCCATTCAAATCGATCGACTAATGGCACGGAATCAATTGACAATTGAAGATGCTAAGGCAAGGATTTATAGTCAAATTTCGATTGATAAAAAAAGCCGTATGGCCGATGTTGTGATTGATAATTTAGGTACAAAGTTAGAGTTAAAACAAAATTTAGAACGTGTCTTAGCAGATAAAGGTTATTTAACGCCACATCATCAAGAAGAAATTTAA
- the mutM gene encoding bifunctional DNA-formamidopyrimidine glycosylase/DNA-(apurinic or apyrimidinic site) lyase, which yields MPELPEVEHVKRGITPHILHQKIIDVTFSKPVQAGKTQGKATIIKGMGLSEFEQQTCGYVITDVQRRSKYILFQLQNGVHQRILISHLGMAGAFFVVHSLEEIKIPNFRKHWQVIFQLDNGVKLVYADIRRFGEIRNVANLSEYPSILEIAPEPFAPDALAHFLTKSSEKKYRHKAIKALILDHRVISGCGNIYACEALFDARIHPEKKVSTLNIEQKTKVFNSVVKVLEMGILNGGTSVSDYVHADGQRGTMQNHLKVYQQKQCSDCQSIVHTVTIAGRNTHFCPNCQS from the coding sequence ATGCCAGAATTACCAGAAGTAGAACATGTGAAAAGAGGTATCACACCGCATATTTTACACCAGAAAATTATAGACGTTACATTTTCTAAACCGGTACAAGCGGGAAAAACGCAAGGTAAAGCAACGATTATCAAAGGAATGGGTCTTTCGGAATTTGAACAACAGACGTGTGGCTATGTCATTACGGATGTCCAACGCCGTAGTAAATATATTTTATTCCAATTGCAAAATGGTGTGCATCAACGTATATTGATTTCCCATTTAGGAATGGCTGGTGCATTTTTCGTTGTTCACTCACTCGAGGAGATTAAGATTCCAAATTTCAGAAAGCATTGGCAAGTGATTTTTCAACTCGACAACGGCGTGAAGTTGGTCTACGCTGATATTCGTCGTTTTGGTGAAATCCGTAATGTTGCCAATTTAAGTGAATACCCTTCTATATTAGAAATCGCGCCAGAACCATTTGCGCCGGATGCTTTAGCGCATTTTCTTACTAAAAGTAGTGAGAAAAAATATCGTCATAAAGCAATCAAAGCGTTAATACTTGATCATCGCGTGATCTCTGGATGTGGCAACATTTATGCATGTGAAGCACTGTTTGATGCACGTATACACCCAGAGAAGAAAGTAAGCACGTTAAACATTGAACAAAAGACAAAAGTATTTAATAGTGTTGTAAAAGTGTTAGAAATGGGAATTTTAAACGGCGGGACAAGTGTGTCAGATTATGTCCATGCGGATGGGCAACGCGGAACGATGCAAAATCATTTAAAAGTGTATCAACAAAAACAATGTTCTGATTGTCAATCTATCGTTCATACCGTTACGATTGCAGGGCGCAATACACATTTTTGTCCAAATTGCCAAAGTTAA